Part of the Chitinophagales bacterium genome is shown below.
TTTAAGCGGGGTTGTGAGTGCTGAAATCATGTGCGCAGATGCCGATATTCCACATGACTTTAAGGGCAGTTACAAAATCAGTCTATGGCCGTACGGAATATTTCGACAAGAGGTTAAAGAGAAATCACAATTGTGGCGGGTAGCAAATAGTACTGTTGTGCCTACTGAGATTAATAAGGTGTATCAAAATTGAGTTTTCAATTTCCGAAGAATTTTAAAGCAATCGTCAACAACTGAGATTGCTTTTTTCTTTTTCAAATACCTCAACGAATAGTTTCCATATCTGGCAAATTCTCCCTCCTTACTTATCGGGCTCTGAATCGATACTCTTTGAGTAGAACATTCTTTCACAATTAAATCTTTTACTCATGAACAACACAACCACAGAAAAGCGGGATGTGTACACCATTGTAACCGACCGCATCATTGAACTACTTAAACAAGGCACCATCCCCTGGAAGAAACCATGGGCAGAAGCCGGCATCCCACAAAATCTTATTTCCCGCAGAGTGTATCGCGGCCTCAATGTCATGCTCTTAGCATCACTCGGGTATGAACAGAACTATTTTCTCACCTACTCCCAAATCAAAGAATTAGGAGCATCGGTTAAGAAGGATGAAAAGTCCTATCCAGTAGTCTATTGGAATTGGGTAGAACCAAAGCAAGAAGAGGGAGAAATATTGAACAGTAAGAAGTACCCATTTCTCCGGTATTACAACGTTTATAACGTTGCTCAATGCACCGGGATTCCGCCTGAAAAAATTCCTGTAGTAACTCGGCAAGCATATCCGATTCAGGCCTGCGAACATATTATCGAGAATATGCCATCAAAGCCGAAAATAACCCAGAAAGAGGCTAAGGCATATTACAATCCGCTTCTGGACTTCATTAACATGCCCAAGATGGGCACATTCTCAAGTAATGAAAGTTACTATGCTACACTCTTTCATGAACTGGTCCATAGCACAGGTCACTTAACAAGACTTAATCGCAAAGGGCTGTTGGAGATGACTGAGTTTGGTTCACCACCATATTCATTTGAAGAGTTGGTGGCTGAAATAGGTGCCTGCTATCTGGAATCGCTGACCGGAATTGCTGAGAAGCAAATCGATAACAATGTTGCTTACATCAGTGGGTGGTTAGACAAACTGGAAAATGATGATCACTTCATTGTACTTGCCAGTTCTCAAGCGCAAAAGGCAGTGGATTATATTCTTGGGCAACAGTTTGAAGTGAAAGAAGAAATGGCCGAGCAAAATGGTGTGGAGTAAAGTAGTGTATTTATGATATCAAAGCCCCGATTTTTATCTGGGGCTTTACTTTATTTGCATCAAATAACTATGTGCTAAGCATTTTCTAAGTATATACTGAAACTTCCTAGTTTTTATGCGACTGCTACAAGCTGATCAATACTATATTCTTATTACAGGAAGACATACCTTTGGAGCAAACAAACACCATTTGGATGATCACGCTAAATCAAATTGTAAGTAGTAATCTTGAAATACTGAGAGAGCAAGAAGTATCTCTATTAAAATCTCTCGACTTTATACGTAAAGCACGAAAACTTTTTGAATCTGAAAGTGAAACGCAGGTAAGTGGGAGAGCAGGAAGGAACCAAAGCACTCTCAACAAGAAAATTACGAGTAAAAGAGAGAAACAATCACCTGCAAAATCAAAGGGTAAAATTGTCAAGCAAACCAGAACAAACCGCTTGGAATCTATTATTGCTGTTTTGAAAAACAAGAAGGAACCTATAAGTTCTGGTGAATTATTGGAAGAACTATTCAAACAACAGACAGCTACGAAGGACAAAAAATATTTTGGGACTTTAATTTATCCGGTACTCACTAAAGCATGCAGAAGCGGTAAACTTAAATT
Proteins encoded:
- a CDS encoding ssDNA-binding domain-containing protein: MNNTTTEKRDVYTIVTDRIIELLKQGTIPWKKPWAEAGIPQNLISRRVYRGLNVMLLASLGYEQNYFLTYSQIKELGASVKKDEKSYPVVYWNWVEPKQEEGEILNSKKYPFLRYYNVYNVAQCTGIPPEKIPVVTRQAYPIQACEHIIENMPSKPKITQKEAKAYYNPLLDFINMPKMGTFSSNESYYATLFHELVHSTGHLTRLNRKGLLEMTEFGSPPYSFEELVAEIGACYLESLTGIAEKQIDNNVAYISGWLDKLENDDHFIVLASSQAQKAVDYILGQQFEVKEEMAEQNGVE